In Cryptomeria japonica chromosome 5, Sugi_1.0, whole genome shotgun sequence, the genomic window CCCAAGGTTGGAAGTCGCTCCCTCTCCATAAAGGCCTTAATTTTGCCTATACAATTTCTATTTGGCCCTATGCCCTCCTAAGCAATTTGTGGTTATGGAAGCCCCTTGCTCTAATTCTCCCTCGGTTGCTACTATATTTCATTCCCCTGGCTCTAGCAAAAAGAGGCACCTATGTATCCTAATTACCTCTAAAATCCCCTCCCACCTTGGTTCCCCTACTACCCCAACCCATAACATGGTTGTTGAAGGCCTTTGTGTCCTAAAGCAGTCTGCAACCACCTCCACTATAGACAAAAAAAAGGAAACTCAAGAAACCTTCCCCATTGGCAAAAAAACCCAAGATAACCATCCAGGATGTTGTCAATGATGCAGAGGTGGATGTGGGTGAAGATAATAACAAAAGTTAGAGTGTCAATCATAGACGCTCTAATAGGATGGTTGGGTGCATGGTTGGAAAAGAGGAAGTAAAGAAGTTGGTGGATTATGAAGAGGACTAAGAGGAagatgaagatgttgatgatggtaatgttgttgatgatggtgatgttgatgatggAGACGATACTGAAAGTGACACAGGGAAGGATGAGAGTTCAACTAAGTCCACTAGTGAGATTCCAACGTACACTGATAGTGCAAAAACTAAATTGGTGGACTTGACTTAAGAGACCATGCTGGAGGAGGAAGACACTCACCAAGGGGGGAGTGCAGGCACCTATGCTAACTGCAAGACTACCATGGCGGAATCAAAGGACCTGAAGAAGAAAGTGTTGGAGACGAAGATTAAGATGATTAGTAAATTTCCAGATTCAGTTTGCTTTTGATGCACAATTCGGCCACCTCTTTGTGAATGATGCAAAAGAAAGTGTTGGGAAAGGatgttgaaaagacaaaaactATAAGGAGCTTTTTATGTTCCTCATTGAAAACTATAACAATTGGCTCAAGTAGCCATAGGATGGTTGGTTTTAGATATTTAGGTTTGTAATATACTACTCAGACTCTTTATTGTCATACTTATTTTGCTACGACTCTTAAGTTGTTTTTTGATATGTTGTAAGTGTGTTGTTAGTTGTTAAAGTTTCCTTTGGGCTATTTGCATAAAGGGACAACACCCTTGTTatgttgcttttaatataaaaaactattcaaataaatgtaagatgttaAATGAAATATTTTGCTCCAACCTAGGCTCTCCTGTCTTGGGTTAGAGTTGGAGAAATGAAATCTAAAAGCCTCAATATTTCTATGTTGTTTTGTTATACTAGTTTTAGTCCTTAATTCGTATATACAAATTAATGGGAAGTTGTCAGGATAATAGATCTGTTAAAATTTTGGTTCATCGTTTCTAAAAGTTGCTTTGagggtgattttttttttaattatctaatATGGAGTTGTTGCTTATGGCATATTGGAATCCTACTACTATTTTTGTAATCTTGTTATTTTCTGCACAATATGAAATCTCAGGCTTTGTCGttaattgaccaaaaaaaaaatgtaagaTGTTAAATAAACTAGATACAAAGGTACTTAGCTTTTATTTTGTTGTATAATTGTTTGTCCAGGTGTCATGAATGTATTTGTTAGGGTTTTAGAGTTTTGAGCTCTATTTCTTGACTTGTGAAATTTGATTATACCTTGTCTAATTTTAGATCCATGACTGTAGATATGATCTCTATGTGTGGAAATCTAATCTCTGCATGTGCATACCTAATCTGTAGTGTGAACTCAAATTAATATGTGAATCCTCACTTGTAGTTTAAGGTGGTGTTTTGAGATTTGCTTGTCAAAATTTCTAATATGTGCTTGTTGTAAGGATCAGTGATATTCATAATCACCTTTTAGAATATGTTGTATTGTGAGATCCATATTTTTCTAGTTAAAACCTTTAATGAACTAGCTTCATGGCTTTGAGTTGAACAATTGAAAATAATAGGCAATCCTACAATGGGCCTAGGATGAATTGATATCTGATTATTTGCTAAATTATTTTAATCTAAAGAAAAATATAGATGTGATCAACGACAAATTATGATAGTTTGTCTTAGTTATTCTAGGAAAGTGAGGAGCCTGTGAAGCTTCATGGCAGATTTGCTAGAAACGACCTACTAGAACCATGGACCGGGTTTACCTCATGATCATGGAATTTTTCACTTTAGAGGGTAGGTTTAAAGTTTATTACTATTATCACCTACCCCTGCTTAACCATTTCTATAATCatgatttgttttcttttttgtttatTCTATTAAATTCCCTTGAAAAATCGgttaaagatattgttgatattccCAAACCCAAGGTTGGAAGTCAATCCCTCTCCATCAAAGCCTTATTTTTCTCCTATACTATTTCCATTTGGCCCTATGCCCTCCTATGCAATTTGTGGTTATAGAAGCCCCTTGCTCTAATTCTCCCTCGACTGCTACTATCTTTCATTCCCTTGGCTCTATCAAAAAGAAGCACCTGTGTATCCTAATTGCCTCTAAAATCCCCTCCCACCTTGGTTTCCCTACTACCCCAACCCATAACATGGTTGTTGAAGGCCTTTGTGTCCTAAAGCAGTCTGCAACCACCTCCATTGTAGACAAAAAAAGGAAACTCGAGAAACCTTCCCCATTGGCAAAAAAAACCCAAGATAACCATCTGAGATGTTGTCAATGATGCAGAGATGGATTTGGGTGAAGATAATAACAAAATTTGGAGTGTCAATCATAGACACTCTAATAGGCTGGTTGGGCTCATGGTAAAAAGGAAGGAAAGAAGTTGGTGGATTATGAAGAGGAATTGGAggaagatgatgatgttgatgatggaGACGACACTGAAGGCGACATAGGGAAGGATGAGAGCTCATCTAAGCCCGCTAGTGAGAGTCCAACATACACTGGTAGTGCAAAAAATGAATTGGTGGACCTGACTTAAGAGGCCATGTCGAAGGAGGAAGACACTCACCAAGAGGGGAGTGCAGGCACCTATGCTGACTGCAAGACTACCATGGCAAAATCAAAGGTCCTAAAGAAGAAAGTGTTGGAGATGGAGAATAAGATGATTAGTATTTCCAAGTTCGGTTTTCATGTGATGCACAATTCGGCCACCTCTTTGTGAATGATGCGAAAGAAAATGTTAGGAAAGGATGCTGAAAAGACAAAATATATAAGGAGGTTTTTACGGTCTTCATTGAAAACTATAGCAATTGGCTCAAGTAGCCATTGGATGGTTGGTTTTAGATATTTAGGTTTTTTGTTATATACTGCTCAGACTCTTTATTGTCATACTTATTTTGCTAAGACTCTTAACCTGTTTTTAGATATGTTGTAAGTGTGTTGTTAGTTGTTAAAGTTGCCTTTGAGCTATTTGTGTAAAGGGCTAGCACCTATGTTatgttgcttttaatataaaaaactattcaaataaatgtaagatgttaAACAAACTACATACAAAGGTACTTATCTTTTATTTCGTTGTATAATTGTTTGTCCAAATGTCATGAATGCATTTGTTAGGGTTTTAGAGTTTTGAGCTCTATTTCTTGACTTATGAAATTTGATTATACCTTGTCTAATTTTAGATCCATGATTGTAGATATGATCTCTATGTGTGTGGAAATCTAATCTTTGCATGTGCATACCTAATCTATAGTGTGAACTCAAATTAATATGTGAATCCTCACTTGTAGTTTGAGATGGTGTTATGAGATTTGCTTGTCCAAATTTCTAATATATGCTTGTTGTAAGGATCGGTGATATTCATAAACACCTTTTAGAATATGTTATATTGCGAGATCCATATTTTCCTTAGTCAAAACCCTTAATGAACTAGATTCATGGCTTTGAGTTGAACAATTGAGAATAATAGGCAATCTTACAATGGGTCTAGGATGAATTGATATCTAATTATTTGCTAAATTATTTTAATCTAGCATCACAAATAAGAAATATAGATATGATCAACAAGTTCTAAGTTAATTtgaaatgaataaatgaatgcatTTAAATACATTAGCCAGACACAAAGACAAATTAAATTGCTTTCTAAATTGAATCACAACAACTAATCAAACTTACATTGATATCAACGAtaaaatatatagaaaaaaaatCGTGAAAGAAAATGATCCTCCAACACCATCTCACAAAATTGTTACTACTTTGTAAAGCTCCATAATCGATATAACAAATTACAAGAGTTTCCAGTAAAACTAGTCTATTAACATACTTTTATAACAAAATAAGACCTAACAGTCTTATGAAAAGCTTTTTGTTTTAGTCACACTGTCTGATAGTTTGGAATGAGAAGATCAACTTGCTCACATATTTCCACATACCTTGTTTCACAGTAATCAGTGTTATATGTATTTGGCCAGTAACTCACCCAAATGCAACCCTTGACACTCCATTTCAAGCAATTCTCCTGCAAACAAGATTTGTTCAACCTCCACACAACACTCTGTCCATACTCATCACTTGCAAACACAACTCCCCCCTCTGCAGTAAAAGGCCTTGTGCCTTTCCTGTACCTCTCTCTCCACCACCTCTTCGAATCCACTCCTCCTCCTCCTTTGCAATCCCTGCATGAAGCAACTTCCTTCCCCCTCTCATTATCATACAAAACCCACTCTAAGATCCCCTGCTTTCCTTCACTGCTCTGCTCATATTTCCAGCTACTCACATAATCAGTACTATAACTAGTTTCATTGACACACCGTGATTTTACAAAGACAGGAAACTTTGAATGGTAGTCAGTACCAAGTAAAAATCTATGGGAAGTCATCTTTTTAACAGGGTTTGCAGAGGATTTATTCAAGGTCACCATTAGCACTGGGGCAGCATCATGTGGGGCAAGGCACAGGCTTATTTTGGAAGGAAAATGCTCTTCCTCTGAAACTGCAGCTGTTTTACCAAATGCCAATTGAGTAACAGTGCACCTCACATTATCAACACTCATTTCAATTTCCACACAGTCATTCAACACCACTGCCCTGTATTTGAGCTGAATGACTGCCTCCATCTGCTGGTGGCTCAGAACATACTGAAGCACTGCATCCTCTGTACTGGGTAGCTGAAATTGCAGATGGGTTTGGGAATTTTTCATGGCAAGAAGAGGAGCATAGCCTCTGACTGCACAGTATCCACTGGTGGAGCATGAATAGGTCAAGGGATCGAACCTCTGCTGCTCTGGATTCAAACAGATGAATTTAGTATACATGTACCCCAGTGACCGCATGAAATTCTCCTCCAAATCGGCTCCCATGGACACCAGAAAGGATTTTAATGTCTCTTTCGGAGGCATAATTCTGTTTAGGCTAGAGCCCACCATGTCAAAATACAGAGAACCCACTTGGAATGGGGATTCACAGGCGCACAGCCAGAACAATCTGCAGAGAAACAAGAAATTGCAGAGCTCTTTGCAGGACTGTGGATCAACACACAGAAGAGAACTTTCAGATATATTGGTGTCCTTACAAAACAATGTGCTGCGGCCCTTGCTTGGAGCACGATTCAGAATCTCTTCCACCAGACATGATATGAGAGGCAGAGTCTTCTTTTCCATTGATTCTTCGTTTCCAAGAGGGCAAGCGTTCGAAACCCACAAAGCCCGACCACCATACTCAGAAGGCCACTCACCGCCCAGAGCAAAAGAGAAGGTTACACACCAGACAGAGCCCCCAGGAGCCAAAATCTTGTCTGCAATTAGCAGAAAATTTCTCCTATTGTCTTGAGAAGCACATAATTGCAGAGAGATTAAAGAGCTCTCCCATTTGTCAAGCCTTGGGAGACTGCAGAGCCATTTCCAGATATCAGGAAACCCCATTTTATCAGTATATTTTTACTATGTGTTTCAAATTTCCGTAACTAACTATCTCCATTGCTGTCTATGTATATTACATTTTTTGGGTTCGAGTAGCTTCATTCCGTGGACTGCAAGGAATATGAATATGAAGTAGGTCAGCATTAATGAAGCAAAAAGATCGGTGAGAACAGAATAGACACATCTTTCACTGCAAAATCATAAGTTTTTTGCAGAAGACGTGGCTTGTCGAGAGTTTGTTGAAAGAGATAGGGGTGGGTGATGCAGTTTTTCCTCCTCCACTTGATTATTAGAGGCTGCCATTGGCCTTTGTTAAGATCAGAAGGTATAACACTTCAAATCTGTCATTTTGCCagtaaaaataatcaaaattttagGTGGTTCATTACAGTAGTTGTCATTACATCATTAAAAGACTCTACAAACGACATAAAATTACAAAATTAcagacatcaagtttccacaattcATTAGATATAATCTAGAGTGCTTCCGGATTACACAATCTAATCCGGAAGCACTCTAGATTAAATTATAAAATTGTCAATGTTACATCCTTCTTTATGACAATGAGCAATACTTTCCACTTGGTGAATTTACATGTGGATATAATTCAGCATGTGCATAATAAATGCTTATCATTAATTATCAAAGATATATAATTAATGTTTTGTTTTGATGTTTATAAAGATGATTAAATGTAATGGCTAACTACAAATGTGGTTTCTAAGATGGACAAAGGATGATACACCTTGCCCTCTGGGATAGAGAGGGAGATCATCACTAGAGAGAGGGCTATAGACATGTGAAGAGAAGGAGAGCATCATTAGACATGGGAATAGGCAAGCAATGACATCTGGGTTTTGTCACACACACATAGGTTTATGCCATTTTGTCGTGTGCTCGTATTCTGATTGTTACACCTTGCATCATTTCAGGTGTGACTTGGTTTGAACCAGTATCAACCCTATGATGTCTTTGACCTAACTCAATGTATCGGTTATTCGAAATTCCTGTGGTATATTATTTATACTTAATTGATGTCTTTGTTATTATTATTTCAtagatacatatatttatatatttaagtgaatgtatatatatgtatggaaATATATTTAGACTTACATGTATGTATGAGTGTATGAACTTATGAATATAAATGTAATATGTAAAAACGGATATGTAagatatatatatgcacacaaCCTTGTCTACATGCCTATTTTTCTAGTTCTCATTTTGTCCTTTACTTTCTTGCTTgcattttgatattttctattAAACTTTGTTTGTTGTGTTTGAAATACTCATTTAACTTTCTatatcatgttttgtgttcatttccTCACACTTTGGAATATTTTTTCCTTCTTTCTTACTTACAATATTTTCTTTGATGGTTGTTCACATCTTTTTTACTTATTACTATATCATTGCATACCTGACCACATGGGTTtttcattttccttcttgtttcctACTTTTATACTTGTTATGCATTCTTATACTTGTTCTTTGACATATGATAGTATAATGTTTAATCTCTTGTTTGTATACTTATGATGTTTATTCTCCTTGCTTGGATACTTTAATTAAATATGTGTGTGGTGTGTGTGCTATCTTGCTACTTATGAGTCTTATAATGTAATTACCTCATGTATTTCTATCTCATGTTAATAttctcattgtgtatattttagatCAATTACCATCAACTTTACTTCCGTTGTCCTATCATTCTTTTATTAAGGGGCACAATGCATTCCCTCATACCATTTTGTGTGAGCACATGCTTGATTATGTTCCCAAAGCTACTTTATTATATTAGGGGCATTACTTATCATCATCTAAGAGTCACATTAGGGACACCATGCCTTCCTCATACCACCTAGTTTCAACTTGTAGAGATATTTTCAACTTATGATTGGTCCCTATCAGGGGGGAATTTTATATACCTTGATGATTATCTCTAAC contains:
- the LOC131028850 gene encoding uncharacterized protein LOC131028850, with the protein product MGFPDIWKWLCSLPRLDKWESSLISLQLCASQDNRRNFLLIADKILAPGGSVWCVTFSFALGGEWPSEYGGRALWVSNACPLGNEESMEKKTLPLISCLVEEILNRAPSKGRSTLFCKDTNISESSLLCVDPQSCKELCNFLFLCRLFWLCACESPFQVGSLYFDMVGSSLNRIMPPKETLKSFLVSMGADLEENFMRSLGYMYTKFICLNPEQQRFDPLTYSCSTSGYCAVRGYAPLLAMKNSQTHLQFQLPSTEDAVLQYVLSHQQMEAVIQLKYRAVVLNDCVEIEMSVDNVRCTVTQLAFGKTAAVSEEEHFPSKISLCLAPHDAAPVLMVTLNKSSANPVKKMTSHRFLLGTDYHSKFPVFVKSRCVNETSYSTDYVSSWKYEQSSEGKQGILEWVLYDNERGKEVASCRDCKGGGGVDSKRWWRERYRKGTRPFTAEGGVVFASDEYGQSVVWRLNKSCLQENCLKWSVKGCIWVSYWPNTYNTDYCETRYVEICEQVDLLIPNYQTV